The Pseudomonas sp. TH06 genome contains the following window.
CGAACACCCGGCCCTCGATCCGATTCTGGCGATCCAGAGCTTCTACGTAATGGCCGCCGGCCTGGCCGTGGCCCGAGGCATGGACCCGGATCAACCGCGCCACCTGAGCAAAGTTACGCGTACGCACTAAGCCCGAATGACTGCACACCTGATGAGACCGAGCCATGCACAACAACAATAAAGAGCTGACCCTCAGCGCCCCGCTCAGCGGCCCGGTGCTCACGCTCGCCAAAGTTCCGGACGCGGTGTTCGCCAGCGGCGCAATGGGTGACGGCATTGCCATCGACCCGATCAACGACACCCTTTACTCGCCGTGTGCCGGCGTGATCATCCATGTCGCGCGCACCGGCCATGCACTGACCGTGCGCGCTGACAACGGTGCGGAAATCCTTCTGCACCTGGGCCTCGACACGGTTGAGTTGAACGGCGAAGGCTTCTCGATGCTGGTCAAGGAAGGCTTGCGGGTGAGCAAAGGCCAGCCGCTGTTGCGCTATGACCTGGACAAGGTCGGCCAACAATGCAAAAGCCTGGTCAGCCTGTTGATCCTGACCAACAGTCAGGATTTTCAGGTACGGCCGATCACGCTCAAAGCGGTGAAAGTCGGCGAACCGTTGCTGCACATTGTTGCGCGCAACAGTTCGGCGGCGAATGTTGAAGAACTCGGCGGGCCTGAAGTTCATGGGCATGTATTGGTTGCTCATCGCGGTGGTCTGCACGCGCGCCCCGCCGCATTGATTCGGCAAACCGCACAGGGCTTCAAGAGCCAGTCGCAACTGCACTTCGCCGGTAAATCAGCGCCGTGCAACAGCCTGATCGGATTGATGGGGTTGGCGATTGGCGAGCAGGACGAAGTGCAAGTCAGCTGTCAGGGCTCGGACGCCGAAGCCGCGCTGCAAGCCCTGCTCACGGCATTGGCCACGGCGTTGCCCGACGATCATCACGCTGCGGCGCCGGTCAGTGTCGCGCCGCTGAAGCGTCCGGCCGAAGCCGGGGTATTGCACGGCGTGTGCGCTGCGCCGGGTCTGGTCGGTGGACCGTTGTTTCGCTTGAACGCGATCAGTTTGCCAGTGGATGCAGGCAATCATGACCCGGTACAGCAACTGCAAAACCTCGACACCGCACTGAATCAGGTTCGCTGCGAAATCGACAGCACCCTCACCCAAGCCAAAAAGCAGAAGAATGCCGACGAAGAAGCGATCTTCGCCGCGCATCTGGCGCTGCTCGAAGACCCTGCCCTGCTCGATGCCGCACAACAATCCATCGAGCAAGGCACCGCAGCGACTCACGCCTGGAGTCAGTCGATTGATGTCCAGTGCGAAGTGCTCCAGCACACCGGCAGCGCGCTGCTGGCCGAACGCGCCAACGACTTGCGCGATCTCAAACAACGGGTGCTGCGTGCCCTGCTCGGCGAAGCCTGGCATTACGACGTGCCGGCCGGTGCAATCGTCGCCGCTCATGAACTGACGCCGTCGGATCTGCTGCAACTGAGCGCGCAAGGTGTTGCGGGTCTGTGCATGGCTGAAGGTGGCGCAACTTCGCATGTGGCGATTCTGGCGCGCGGTAAAGGTTTGCCGTGCATGGTGGCGTTGGGTTCGGTGTTACTCGATCAACCCCAGGGCCATGCGGTGGTGCTTGATGCCGATGGTGGGCGCCTCGAGCTGGCACCGAATACCGAACGCCTGGCCGAAGTTCAGCAAGCGCAAATTGACCGCCGGCAGCGCCGCGATGCTCAACAAGCCAAAGCTCATCTGCCGGCCGAAACCCGGAATGGCGTGCACATCGAAGTGGTCGCCAACGTTGCCTCAAGCAGCGAGGCGGCGGACGCCTTTGCCAACGGCGCCGACGGCGTCGGCCTGTTGCGCACCGAGTTTCTGTTCGTTGATCGCCAGACCGCGCCGGACGTCGAAGAACAGCGCAGCGCCTATCAAGCCGTCATTGATGCGATGGGCGACAAATCGGTGATTATCCGCACCATCGACGTCGGCGGCGACAAGCAACTCGACTATCTGCCGCTGCCCGCCGAAGCCAACCCGGTGCTCGGCTTGCGCGGCATTCGGCTGGCTCAGGCCCGTCCGGAAATCCTCGACCAGCAACTGCGTGCGCTGCTGCAAGTCAGCCCGTTGCAGCGCTGCCGGATTCTCTTGCCGATGGTCACCGAAGTCGACGAGTTGCTGCACATCCGTCAGCGCGTCGATGCCTTGTGCCTTGAACTGAACATCACTCAGCGTCCGGAAATCGGCGTGATGATCGAAGTCCCCGCTGCCGCGCTGCAAGCCGAGCAACTGGCCGAACACGCCGACTTCCTCTCGATCGGCACCAACGATCTGTCGCAATACACCCTGGCCATGGACCGCGATCACGCCGGTCTGGCCGCCCGCGTCGACGCCCTTCACCCGGCGCTGCTGCGCCTGATCGCCATGACCTGCGAAGGCGCGGCGGTGCACAAACGTTGGGTCGGCGTCTGCGGCGCCCTCGCCTCGGATCCGCTGGCGACGCCGGTACTGATTGGCCTAGGCGTGACCGAACTGTCGGTGAGCCCGGTGCAGATCGGTGAAATCAAGGATCGCGTGCGCCAGTTGCACGAAGCCGAATGCCAACGCCTCGCCCTCGACCTGCTCAAGCTGAGCAGCGCCTCTGCGGTGCGTCACGCCTGCCATCAACATTGGCCTCTGCGCTAACAAAAAGCTCTCTATAAACAGAGCAGGGAGAACCACCATGTACCAACTCTTCATCGAAGGCCTGCAACGCCTCGGCCGTGCGCTGATGCTGCCGATCGCGATCCTGCCGATTGCCGGCCTGCTGCTGCGTCTGGGTGACACCGACCTGCTGAACATCGCGATCATTCACGATGCCGGCCAAGTGATCTTCGCCAACCTGGCAATGATCTTCGCCATCGGCATCGCCGTCGGTTTCGCCAAGGACAACAACGGCACCGCAGGGCTGGCCGGGGTGATCGGTTACCTGGTGATGATCTCCACGCTCAAGGTGCTCGACGCGAGCATCAACATGGGCATGCTCGCCGGTATCGTCAGCGGCCTGATGGCCGGCGCGCTGTACAACCGCTTCAAGGACATCAAGCTGCCGGAGTACCTCGCCTTCTTCGGTGGCCGGCGTTTTGTGCCGATCGTCACCGGGTTCGCTGCGGTCGGTCTCGGCGTGGTGTTCGGCTACATATGGCCGCCGATCCAGCACGGCATCAACAGCTTCGGCGCGTTGATGATGGAAAGCGGCAGCCTTGGCGCCTTCGTCTTCGGCGTGTTCAACCGCCTGCTGATCGTCACCGGCCTGCACCACATCCTCAACAACATGGCATGGTTCGTGTTCGGAAACTTTACCGATCCAACCACAGGTGCACTGGTGACTGGCGATCTGTCGCGCTACTTCGCCGGTGATCCCAAGGGTGGCCAGTTCATGACCGGCATGTTCCCGATGATGATCTTCGGCCTGCCGGCTGCGTGTCTGGCGATGTACCGCAACGCCCTGCCGGAACGCCGCAAGGTCATGGGCGGGATCTTTCTGTCGATGGCACTGACGTCTTTCCTGACCGGGGTGACTGAGCCCATCGAATTCGCTTTCATGTTTCTGGCGCCGCTGTTGTACCTGCTGCACGCCCTGCTGACCGGGCTGTCGATGGCGATCACCAATGCGCTGAACATCCATTTGGGCTTCACGTTCTCTGGCGGTTTTATCGACATGGTCCTCGGCTGGGGACGCTCGACCAATGGCTGGCTGGTGATTCCGGTGGGGCTGGCTTATGCGGTCATCTATTACGTGGTGTTTGATTTCTGCATCCGTCGTTTCAATTTGAAGACGCCGGGGCGTGAGGATGTGGCGGTTAGTGAAAAAGCCGTACTGACTGAAAACGAACGCGCCAGTGCCTACATCAAGGCACTCGGTGGTGCAGAGAATCTGCTGACTGTCGGCGCGTGCACAACGCGTCTGCGTCTGGAGATGGTTGATCGCAACAAAGCGTCGGATGCAGATCTGAAAGCGCTGGGGGCAATGGCAGTTGTGCGCCCGGGCAAGGGCGGCAGTTTGCAGGTTGTCGTCGGGCCAATGGCGGACAGCATTGCTGATGAGATTCGCCTGGCGATGCCGGCGTTGGGGCTTGCGCTGGTAGCTGCATCAGCAGTGGTTATCGATGAACCGAAGACGGTTGTGGTCGCGGGTTCTGAAGCTCAGCAGTGGTTGAATGCGCTGGGCGGTGGCGACAACGTGCTGCAACTGGACTGCATTGCGATGAGCCGGATTCGCTTGCTGCTGGCGGATGGCAAGGCGTTGTCCGAGGCTCAGTTGAAAGAGCTGGGCTGCCAGGGTGTCAGCCAGTTGGAAGGTGGGGTCTGGCATCTGTTGGTGGGTGCCAAGGCTGCAAACTTGAGCGGAGCTCTTGAAGCGCTGGTCAATCGCAGCGAAGTCAGCGCCAAGGTTTAAATCAGAGCCCCCTCTGTAGGAGCTGCCGAAGGCTGCGATCTGTTGATCTTTAGAAGCAAACCAAAAGATCGCAGCCTCGTTTCAGTCGACAGCGCCTATAGAGGATTCAGCTTACTTGGCGGCGATACACTCAATTTCCATTCGAGCATCGTAGGCCAGTTGATTACCGCCAAATGCACTGCGCGCGGGGTACGGTTTCTTGAAGTAGTCCTTGTACACCTCATTGAACGCTGGCCATTCCTTGATATCAGCCAACATCACCGTGCACTTGATCACGTCTTTCAATTCATAACCATTAACTTGAAGCGTGTGCTTGATGTTATCCAGTGCCTGGCGCGATTCAGCTTCGATGCCGCCAGGGACCACTTTGTCAGACCCTGCCTTGTCGCCGATTTCCCCCGAGGTGTAGAACACATTGCCTGCACGCACACCATCGGAAAACGGCAGATTGAAACGCCCGGAATCATAGAATTGAACATTGCCTCCGGCGCCGGAATTCCCCCGTCCCGCGTCCGCACATCCCGTCAACGTCACCGCTAAAACGCTGACTGCCATCCATAGAAGTTTTTTCACTGTTCCATCCTTAGTCCAATCGAATATCGGGCACACGTGAATGACCGACTCAACGGCCATCAATCAAAACCCGTCCTTACAAGAACTTCCTGCCCGGCTAATGAGCTGGAAACAGCAAGCCGGCCAGCATGGTAGCGAGGACTCCCGTGCAGTAGTCGCAAATACACAACCGGTGGCAATTCAGAGCCCCCCTATGAGGGGCAAGTAGAAAGCCCCGTTACCTGCGGCACTTCTGTCACGTTCGTAAATGCGCTTCGCCAGCAAACCTGTCCCACAGGAGAATGAATTTCAAACTGCGGGAGCGAGCTTGCTCGCGAAGAACGACGATGTGGCTGGCTGATGGCTCAGATTTGTGGGTCGACCCGATCCAGTGCTCGGTTTACCGCCAGTTCGGCAAGCATGACGATTTGCTGGATGCCCAGTGCCGTGCTGCGCTGCACACCGGTTAACTCGTTGGCAAAGTTGCTGGCGGCGGTGCTAGCCGAGGCCAGCGATTCGCAGGCGTGGGCAAGCAGGCTTCGGTATCGACGCCGGGATGGACGAGGAACATCGCGCTGGGTCGGCGAGGTTTTGCGGGTTCGGGACAGAGGTAGAAATCGAGGGCGCGTTTGATGGCTTCGCGGTTTCGGACCATTTCTTCAGCGCGGAGGATTTCTTCGAGTGGGGTTGTGGTTTCGTGGGGTGGATCTGGAACAACTTTATCGGACATAAAAACTCTGCTCGCAATTGGAGCCATCCGTAACCATTTCTCACGTGGCAAAGGGTGGCAGCTATGTGCGGAGTGAAAAACCGGTGAGCAGAAAACCGGCCAGACCAAAGTCTGCCCGCACACAGCCGCCATAGAGCATTGCGACAGCTAATTAGCCGGCGGCAATTATGATCGTACTGATGCTAGTTTCAAGCTCGGCGGGTTCTCACACCCGATCACTGAACCTTCAGCGACAGACAGAGCCTAGAGAGCGGACGTCCGACGGACAACCTGAAAACATCGTGGGAAGGTTCTGCTATTTCGACACAGATTTAAACAGACCAAATCTCTATGTTGGCTGGATTGGCCCCATCGCCAGCAGGCTAGCTCCCACAGTGAGTTTTGTGTGCATTCAGCTAGAAAAAGGGCGGCTGTCAGAGCGCCATCGCCGGCAAGCCAGACTCCCACAGGGATTGGGTACATCTGCGATTTTTTGGTCGGCTGTAAGGTCGCTATCGCGAGCAGGCTCACTCCTACATGTTGGACTGAGTGCCTCTGCAAGAAACAGGTCGGCAGTAAGGCCTGCTCCCAAAGTTTCGATTTGC
Protein-coding sequences here:
- a CDS encoding Rid family hydrolase; protein product: MKKLLWMAVSVLAVTLTGCADAGRGNSGAGGNVQFYDSGRFNLPFSDGVRAGNVFYTSGEIGDKAGSDKVVPGGIEAESRQALDNIKHTLQVNGYELKDVIKCTVMLADIKEWPAFNEVYKDYFKKPYPARSAFGGNQLAYDARMEIECIAAK
- the ptsP gene encoding phosphoenolpyruvate--protein phosphotransferase — translated: MHNNNKELTLSAPLSGPVLTLAKVPDAVFASGAMGDGIAIDPINDTLYSPCAGVIIHVARTGHALTVRADNGAEILLHLGLDTVELNGEGFSMLVKEGLRVSKGQPLLRYDLDKVGQQCKSLVSLLILTNSQDFQVRPITLKAVKVGEPLLHIVARNSSAANVEELGGPEVHGHVLVAHRGGLHARPAALIRQTAQGFKSQSQLHFAGKSAPCNSLIGLMGLAIGEQDEVQVSCQGSDAEAALQALLTALATALPDDHHAAAPVSVAPLKRPAEAGVLHGVCAAPGLVGGPLFRLNAISLPVDAGNHDPVQQLQNLDTALNQVRCEIDSTLTQAKKQKNADEEAIFAAHLALLEDPALLDAAQQSIEQGTAATHAWSQSIDVQCEVLQHTGSALLAERANDLRDLKQRVLRALLGEAWHYDVPAGAIVAAHELTPSDLLQLSAQGVAGLCMAEGGATSHVAILARGKGLPCMVALGSVLLDQPQGHAVVLDADGGRLELAPNTERLAEVQQAQIDRRQRRDAQQAKAHLPAETRNGVHIEVVANVASSSEAADAFANGADGVGLLRTEFLFVDRQTAPDVEEQRSAYQAVIDAMGDKSVIIRTIDVGGDKQLDYLPLPAEANPVLGLRGIRLAQARPEILDQQLRALLQVSPLQRCRILLPMVTEVDELLHIRQRVDALCLELNITQRPEIGVMIEVPAAALQAEQLAEHADFLSIGTNDLSQYTLAMDRDHAGLAARVDALHPALLRLIAMTCEGAAVHKRWVGVCGALASDPLATPVLIGLGVTELSVSPVQIGEIKDRVRQLHEAECQRLALDLLKLSSASAVRHACHQHWPLR
- the nagE gene encoding N-acetylglucosamine-specific PTS transporter subunit IIBC, which codes for MYQLFIEGLQRLGRALMLPIAILPIAGLLLRLGDTDLLNIAIIHDAGQVIFANLAMIFAIGIAVGFAKDNNGTAGLAGVIGYLVMISTLKVLDASINMGMLAGIVSGLMAGALYNRFKDIKLPEYLAFFGGRRFVPIVTGFAAVGLGVVFGYIWPPIQHGINSFGALMMESGSLGAFVFGVFNRLLIVTGLHHILNNMAWFVFGNFTDPTTGALVTGDLSRYFAGDPKGGQFMTGMFPMMIFGLPAACLAMYRNALPERRKVMGGIFLSMALTSFLTGVTEPIEFAFMFLAPLLYLLHALLTGLSMAITNALNIHLGFTFSGGFIDMVLGWGRSTNGWLVIPVGLAYAVIYYVVFDFCIRRFNLKTPGREDVAVSEKAVLTENERASAYIKALGGAENLLTVGACTTRLRLEMVDRNKASDADLKALGAMAVVRPGKGGSLQVVVGPMADSIADEIRLAMPALGLALVAASAVVIDEPKTVVVAGSEAQQWLNALGGGDNVLQLDCIAMSRIRLLLADGKALSEAQLKELGCQGVSQLEGGVWHLLVGAKAANLSGALEALVNRSEVSAKV